ATATAGACTATACACATACCCTGTAAACCAGTTGTTTGGAGCACAATCTTTGCTGCCATCAATTTTAATAAGTATGCATCAAATTGATAATATTAAAGATGCAGAAGATTATATTTCAAGATTGAATAGTTTTAACAAATACTTTACTCAATTAGTTGAAAACTTAAAAGAACGTGAGGCTTTCGGCATTATGCCTCCAAAGTTTGTATATGACAAAGTGATTCAAGATTCAGAAAACATTTTAATAGGTCAACCATTTGATAAATCAAATAAAGAAAGCACGTTATTGAAAGACTTTATGAAAAAAGTGAACAACTTAGATGCTGATGACGAGATTAAATTTAATTTAGAAAAACAAGCAAGAGAGGCTCTTTTAACCTCCGTTAAGTCTGCATATGAAAAACTTATTTCTTTTACCAAAGAACAGAAGTCTAGGGCTAATAACGATCATGGAGTTTGGAAATTTCCTGATGGCGAAGCCTTCTATAACAATGCATTAAATAGAACAACAACAACAAATTTAACAGCAGATGAAATCCACAATATAGGGTTAGCAGAGGTCGATAGAATTCATGAAGAAATGAATGTTATACGAGAGAAAGTTGGATTTAAAAGAAGCTTAAATGAGTTTTTTCAATTCATTAAAACAGACAAACAATTCTATTATACAGAAGACCAAAAAGGAAAAGATGCTTATTTAAACAAAGCAACCAATCTAATTGATAGCATGAAAGCAAGATTGGATGAATTCTTTATCACTAAGCCCAAAGCTGATTTAATAGTGAAAGCTGTTGAACCATTTAGAGAGAAATCGGCTGGAAAAGCTTTTTATTATCCACCTACAGAAGATGGTTCTAGACCAGGAATCTACTATGTTAACTTGTATGACATGAAATCTATGCCAACATACCAAATGGAAGCCTTGGCATACCACGAAGGAATTCCCGGACATCACATGCAAAATTCAATTCAACGAGAATTAGAAAATGTACCTATGTTTAGAAAATATGAGCAACAAACTGCTTATGAAGAAGGCTGGGGGTTATACTCAGAGTTTATCCCAAAAGAAATGGGATTTTATGCTGATCCTTACTCTGATTTTGGTCGTTTGGCGATGGAATTATGGAGAGCGTGTAGGTTGGTTGTAGATACTGGAATTCATGCTAAGAAATGGACACGTGAAGACGGAATAAAATATTATATGGATAATACTCCAAATCCTGAATTAGATATTATTAAAATGGTAGAAAGACATATTGTGATGCCAAGCCAAGCAACAGCTTATAAGATTGGAATGATGAAAATCTTAGAATTTAGACATAAAGCTAAAGAAAAATTGGGCAAAAAATTTAATATTAGAGATTTTCATGAAGTCGTCCTTTCAAATGGAGCCATTCCTCTAAATGTTTTAGAAGACCTTGTAGATGAATATATTAACTCTTATTAATATTTCACCACCTATATGCTACCTAAAAAAAGAAAAATCCTCATAAACTCAACGTTTACAAGGATTTATGATTTCAAATCGTGACCCCACCTGGGCGGTCTCTTTATTAAATATAATTCTCTAACCAATAGGGAACAACCCCTCTTATCAAACTTAGCCTTTCTAACTAAGAATAGTACATTTAATTTTTTTTGGGTACTTTTTTATGCTAAAAAACTTAGCAAGTTGATATTTTAATGCAAAATGCAATCAATGCATGCAATGCAGTTAAAACTGAAATAGTACAGAATAAAAAAAGACCCCCATATAGGCAAGCCTTTTTAATAAATTCCAAAAAACAGTGACTCCACCAGGACTCGAACCTGGATCTAAAGTTTAGGAAACTCTTGTTCTATCCCTTGAACTATGGAGCCTTCAAAAATTATTACTTCAAACAAAAAAGACCTTACATCTCTGTAAAGTCTTTGTTGCTCCTCAGGCTGGGCTCGAACCAGCGACCCTCTGATTAACAGTCAGATGCTCTAACCAACTGAGCTACTGAGGAAGGTTTTGTTTCGCTTTTGCGAGCGCAAATATATATATTATTTTAGTTCTTGCAATACTTTTTCAAAAAAAAATTAATTAAAAATAGCTTTATAAATATCATTGCCGTTTGCAAATAGTACCAAGGCTATTAAAATAAAGAAACCTACCATTTGAGCATATTCCATAAACTTGTCGCCTGGCTTTCTTCCAGAAACCATTTCATACAATAAAAACATAACGTGGCCACCATCTAATGCCGGAATAGGCAAAAGATTCAATACGCCCAGCATGATAGACAAGAAGGCGGTGATACTCCAAAATGCCTGCCAGCTCCAAAAGCTCGGAAAGATGTCGTAAATAGCTTTAAAACCGCCTACGCCTTTGTAAGCACCCGTGCTTGGTGTAAAAATAGCGCCCAACTGGTCCCAATAAGATGCCATACGGTCTTTGGCCTTTTTCATCCCAACTGGAAAAGATTCAAAAAAACCATAATCTTTAATCTGATAATTGTAATACCCCAAAGCCTCTAAGGTTTCTGGGGTTGATGCAGCAGCATATACAATGCCCAGTTTACCATCATCGCTTACCTTTAAGGGCAACGTAAGGTTTTGGTCATTTCGTTTTACTGTTGCGGTTACTTCTTGGCCTTTTAAGTTCTCTAAAGCATCTTTAACTTGGTCGGCATATTTAGTTTTGTAATCATTTAAACCCAACAAAAGATCGCCCTTTTTTAAGCCACTGGCCTTGTTATAAGATGTATCTGGAACCTGCATAACAATAAAAGGCTGTCTAAGATTGATAAAGCCACGCTCTTTGGAATCCATTAATTGGGCTAAAAAATCTTCGGGCATTTCAACTGTAAGTTGCGAACCGTCTCTGTCAACAAGCACTTCTTTTCCGAATAAAACCTTTTCAGAAATTTGCGAATAGGTTTCTATTTTCTCACCGTCAACGGCCACAATTTTGTCTCCGGTTTGAAAACCTGCTTTGTTGGCCACTGTACTTTCAATGGCCAATCCATCTTTTATATTTTCAACAGGCAGCACACTTTCTCCGTAGAAAAAACTCATACCTATGTAAATCAAAATAGCCAGTAAAAAATTAACGGTTACACCGCCAAGCATGATTATTAGCCTTTGCCATGCCGGTTTTGAGCGGAACTCCCAAGGCTGTGGTTCTTGCGACATCTGCTCGGTATCCATACTTTCATCAATCATCCCAGAAATTTTCACATAACCTCCTAGGGGCAACCATCCAATACCGTAAACGGTTTCGCCAATTTTCTTTTTAAATAATGAAAACTTGACATCAAAAAATAGATAAAATTTTTCAACTCTGGTTTTAAAAGCTTTTGCCGGAATAAAATGACCTAATTCGTGCAATACAATAAGCAGCGAAAGGCTCAACAAAAACTGGGATATTTTTATAACAAACTCCATAAATGGTCTTTCAATTTTTTAATAATCGCACAAAAGTAAGGTTTTAAACCAACTTTATAAAAGACAATGGAGAATGCTTTAGTTTTTTAACACCGATTTAGTAATCAGACCTCTATTTGTTTGAAGTTTAACAAAAAATAAGCCAGACGGCATGGTAACCGTACTTATATCCTCCCAACCTTTTGCGTGGTATAAACGCTGACCTAATGTATTATAAATTGTAAACCCTAGAATCTGAGTTTGATTAGGATTTACAAGGGTAAGAGTTTCATTTTCTGAATTGACATATAACGATAGAGCTTCTGTAGGCAAAACACTATGCGTGGAAAGCGTTACAATATTATTCTTTGAAATTAAATCGGCTTCAGGGTCAAATTCAACAGATGCCACATTAAATGTTACCGATTCTAAAAAATTCTGATTGTTGGTTGTATTATTCAAAGTCATATCCATTGTCTCACCCAATGTACCACGAACACGCAATGTAATTGGTGCTTCAAAAAAACTTACCGATGGATGGCTTTGCGTCTGCGATATATTAATTTGCAATTGACTGGACTGAGGTTGGCTCCATTGAACATCATAAATAGGGTAACCTTCATTATAAATCCAATCATCGAAAAATTCGGTTAAGTCTTCTGAAGAAGCTGATTCCATTGTGCTAATAAAATCTGTTGTATTAGCATATCCAAAGGCATGGTTGGTATTAGTCAAGAAATTTTTCAAGCCCGTAAAAAAGTTGGCATCTCCAATTTTCTTACGCAACATATGCAATACCATGGCCGCCTTACGGTAACTAAGTCTTGAATCAAAAATACGGTATACATTTGTTGTATCACTATCCTTTAAATAAACCGAACCACCACTGGAGGATGTTGCAGAAGCCGTATACTGTGTTTTCCAATCGGTAAAAGCGGCATTCCCATCTAAATGTTCAACTGTAAGCCCAGATAAATAAGTAGCAAAACCTTCGTTTAGCCATATATCTTTCCATGAAGCACACGTTACTTTGTTTCCAAACCAATGATGCGCTAGTTCGTGTGCTATCAAGCTTCTATCGAAACTTCCCATGAACGACACCGTGGTATGTTCCATACCGCCTCCCCATCCAAACTGGGCATGCCCATATTTTTCAGTAGCAAAAGGATAGGGTTCAAATAAACTTGAAAACAAGTTCATAACATCTACGGTAACAGGCGTTTTGGTCTGAGCAGAAGTCAAGTCTTCTGGATATACATAGTTTACTATATCAAATGGATTATCATCATTTTGCACAGTATGCGTATAAACCGCATAATTGGTAACAGCCATAGCTATAAGATATGCAGGAATAGGGTAACGATGTTTAAAATGGGTGGTTTTATCTGTCCCTTGATAAACTTGGCTCTGCTCTAAACCATTGGCTACGGCTATGTACTCTTCTCCTGAGGGGTCTAATTTTGGCGTAGTAATAAAAATGTCTACGGAGTCTATTTTATCGTTAAGGTCTTGTTTACAGGGCCACCAGCCTTTTGCCCCATAGGGTTCAGAGAGCGTCCAAATTGCAGGATGCCCATCATGTTCGCTCTGAGCATAAGAGTCGAGGTTCGACGCTACTGGATTTCCTGAGTAAGTAACTGCCAGTGAATCCAGCGCGCCTGCACTTTGTACAGCTTGCAAATCGATAACAAGCTCGTCATTACTGTTTTGTGTAAAATTCAGAGCTGTACCTCGCTGTACAACTTCTGAAACTACCATATTT
This genomic stretch from Flavobacteriaceae bacterium GSB9 harbors:
- a CDS encoding T9SS type A sorting domain-containing protein, whose protein sequence is MRNLMLFIVLIIGCTIYAQDGSSLKPLYEAEMKSALKRMQFKAPAIVDNYDLKYHRLAFNIDPSYAVISGTITSYFEAKNNLSQVVFELTENMVVSEVVQRGTALNFTQNSNDELVIDLQAVQSAGALDSLAVTYSGNPVASNLDSYAQSEHDGHPAIWTLSEPYGAKGWWPCKQDLNDKIDSVDIFITTPKLDPSGEEYIAVANGLEQSQVYQGTDKTTHFKHRYPIPAYLIAMAVTNYAVYTHTVQNDDNPFDIVNYVYPEDLTSAQTKTPVTVDVMNLFSSLFEPYPFATEKYGHAQFGWGGGMEHTTVSFMGSFDRSLIAHELAHHWFGNKVTCASWKDIWLNEGFATYLSGLTVEHLDGNAAFTDWKTQYTASATSSSGGSVYLKDSDTTNVYRIFDSRLSYRKAAMVLHMLRKKIGDANFFTGLKNFLTNTNHAFGYANTTDFISTMESASSEDLTEFFDDWIYNEGYPIYDVQWSQPQSSQLQINISQTQSHPSVSFFEAPITLRVRGTLGETMDMTLNNTTNNQNFLESVTFNVASVEFDPEADLISKNNIVTLSTHSVLPTEALSLYVNSENETLTLVNPNQTQILGFTIYNTLGQRLYHAKGWEDISTVTMPSGLFFVKLQTNRGLITKSVLKN
- the rseP gene encoding RIP metalloprotease RseP; protein product: MEFVIKISQFLLSLSLLIVLHELGHFIPAKAFKTRVEKFYLFFDVKFSLFKKKIGETVYGIGWLPLGGYVKISGMIDESMDTEQMSQEPQPWEFRSKPAWQRLIIMLGGVTVNFLLAILIYIGMSFFYGESVLPVENIKDGLAIESTVANKAGFQTGDKIVAVDGEKIETYSQISEKVLFGKEVLVDRDGSQLTVEMPEDFLAQLMDSKERGFINLRQPFIVMQVPDTSYNKASGLKKGDLLLGLNDYKTKYADQVKDALENLKGQEVTATVKRNDQNLTLPLKVSDDGKLGIVYAAASTPETLEALGYYNYQIKDYGFFESFPVGMKKAKDRMASYWDQLGAIFTPSTGAYKGVGGFKAIYDIFPSFWSWQAFWSITAFLSIMLGVLNLLPIPALDGGHVMFLLYEMVSGRKPGDKFMEYAQMVGFFILIALVLFANGNDIYKAIFN
- a CDS encoding DUF885 domain-containing protein, with the translated sequence MKHLLLKSIILLYSVALLISCIKENTKTYTDIEIAEESKKLNDFFQMSFERKLDNSPQFQTWLGIKKDYGELDDISPAADERNLLIKKEELQWLNDSINTNALSKDALLNYKLFRQNIENNITDYKYRLYTYPVNQLFGAQSLLPSILISMHQIDNIKDAEDYISRLNSFNKYFTQLVENLKEREAFGIMPPKFVYDKVIQDSENILIGQPFDKSNKESTLLKDFMKKVNNLDADDEIKFNLEKQAREALLTSVKSAYEKLISFTKEQKSRANNDHGVWKFPDGEAFYNNALNRTTTTNLTADEIHNIGLAEVDRIHEEMNVIREKVGFKRSLNEFFQFIKTDKQFYYTEDQKGKDAYLNKATNLIDSMKARLDEFFITKPKADLIVKAVEPFREKSAGKAFYYPPTEDGSRPGIYYVNLYDMKSMPTYQMEALAYHEGIPGHHMQNSIQRELENVPMFRKYEQQTAYEEGWGLYSEFIPKEMGFYADPYSDFGRLAMELWRACRLVVDTGIHAKKWTREDGIKYYMDNTPNPELDIIKMVERHIVMPSQATAYKIGMMKILEFRHKAKEKLGKKFNIRDFHEVVLSNGAIPLNVLEDLVDEYINSY